The following are encoded in a window of Bacillus xiapuensis genomic DNA:
- a CDS encoding TSUP family transporter, whose product MEDINVYTLLLLVCFGFLAAFIDSVVGGGGLISIPALLFSGLSPSAAIATNKLASTMGSLTSTIAFIRSGKVDFHLVAKLFPLIFTGALVGALVVNFVSSELLKPLVLVLLIAVTIYTILKKNWGKKSTYRKLTWKKMIIFTFVIFAIGFYDGFLGAGTGSFILFAFLIIGFDFLQSAGNAKFLNFGSNIAALIMFISFDMVNYSYGIPMGISMIIGALVGSNFAIKKGVTYVKVLFITVTIFLIGKNIFDYVMVNK is encoded by the coding sequence ATGGAAGATATTAATGTTTATACACTTTTGTTGTTGGTATGTTTCGGATTTCTAGCAGCTTTTATTGATTCAGTAGTTGGAGGTGGAGGTCTCATATCTATACCTGCTTTATTATTTTCTGGGCTCTCACCTTCGGCAGCTATAGCTACGAATAAGTTAGCCAGTACTATGGGATCTTTAACAAGCACTATTGCCTTTATCAGATCAGGAAAAGTTGATTTTCACTTGGTAGCTAAGTTGTTTCCCCTTATTTTTACAGGGGCCTTAGTAGGTGCCTTAGTGGTCAACTTTGTCTCATCTGAATTATTAAAACCATTAGTATTAGTCCTTTTAATAGCTGTAACTATTTATACAATTCTAAAGAAAAACTGGGGGAAAAAATCAACTTATCGAAAACTAACGTGGAAAAAAATGATTATTTTCACTTTTGTTATATTTGCTATTGGTTTTTACGATGGTTTTTTAGGTGCTGGAACAGGTTCTTTTATTTTGTTTGCCTTTTTGATTATTGGGTTCGATTTTTTACAGTCTGCAGGAAACGCAAAGTTCTTAAACTTTGGAAGTAATATTGCAGCCCTCATCATGTTCATTTCCTTTGATATGGTTAACTATTCGTATGGTATACCTATGGGTATTTCTATGATAATAGGAGCTTTAGTTGGTTCTAACTTCGCCATTAAAAAAGGGGTTACCTATGTAAAAGTATTATTTATTACAGTTACTATTTTCTTAATTGGAAAAAATATTTTTGATTATGTGATGGTAAATAAATAG
- a CDS encoding TauD/TfdA family dioxygenase gives MNPALQMSETANSHILVLTDLEKADLNQLIHSIKLDLNHLDHCTLNQLEKESHKLPEKIIDYLISFKREKNRHGTLLFRNLPTDNELPNTPSNGEPSKNKTENVSELLLYLFMLHLGEPIGYADEKNGQIIHDICPVKGKETNLENSGSQVFFTYHTEDAIHPHKPDYLSLVCLRSDHEQKAKTETASIVQALELLPGYAIDLLRKPLYLLSPPSSFNSPELTIQTSVLSGNIIQPNLCIHGSLMKGTNSEAQWALEELKKALASVSSGVVLKPGDLIIIDNHLAAHARTAFTPKYDGKDRWLQRMFAVIDFNKSSASRSIKSHICMPLKIELELQK, from the coding sequence TTGAACCCTGCGTTACAAATGTCGGAAACAGCGAATTCACACATTTTGGTTTTAACAGACCTAGAGAAGGCGGACTTAAATCAACTCATTCATTCCATCAAACTTGATCTTAATCATCTAGATCATTGCACATTGAATCAGTTAGAAAAAGAATCCCATAAACTTCCCGAAAAAATAATTGATTATCTCATCAGCTTCAAACGAGAAAAAAATCGGCATGGAACCCTGTTATTTAGAAACCTTCCAACCGATAATGAACTACCAAACACTCCAAGCAATGGCGAACCTTCTAAAAATAAAACTGAGAATGTAAGTGAACTGCTACTATATTTATTTATGTTACATTTAGGTGAACCTATAGGTTATGCAGATGAAAAAAACGGTCAGATTATTCATGATATTTGTCCCGTAAAAGGAAAAGAAACTAATTTAGAAAATAGCGGATCACAAGTGTTCTTTACATATCACACTGAAGATGCAATCCACCCGCATAAACCGGACTACTTATCTTTAGTATGCTTGCGGTCAGATCATGAGCAAAAGGCAAAAACAGAAACGGCTTCTATTGTACAGGCCCTTGAACTATTACCAGGATACGCGATTGACTTACTAAGAAAACCTTTGTACCTGCTAAGTCCGCCTTCTTCATTTAACTCGCCTGAGCTAACTATTCAAACATCTGTGTTATCAGGTAATATTATTCAGCCGAACTTATGTATACACGGCTCATTAATGAAGGGAACAAATTCTGAAGCTCAATGGGCATTAGAAGAACTAAAGAAAGCGTTAGCTTCGGTCTCTTCTGGAGTGGTTCTAAAACCAGGTGATCTTATCATTATAGATAATCATTTAGCAGCACATGCCAGAACTGCCTTTACACCAAAATATGATGGCAAAGACCGATGGTTACAGAGAATGTTTGCTGTTATTGACTTTAATAAGTCTAGTGCAAGCCGTTCTATCAAGAGCCATATTTGTATGCCTTTAAAAATCGAACTTGAGTTGCAAAAATAA
- a CDS encoding ABC transporter ATP-binding protein, with amino-acid sequence MKKIIIGDHITKSFGEREEKRNVLDGVSIEINEGEFVAIMGPSGSGKSTLMFALSGMDDVNSGKVVFEDGDLSVMSENELSDIRRTKMGFVFQQPTMLKNLNIIDNIILPVMRDNRKNVASILDKARTLMKRVGIEELEKHDITQVSGGQLQRAGICRALMNNPKIIFGDEPTGALNSKSAQEIMNIFSEINEEGTTVLLVTHDAKVAARTERILFMRDGKIVSELKLSKYDGTNMDTRIEKVTMKMIELGI; translated from the coding sequence ATGAAGAAGATTATTATCGGTGACCATATAACCAAATCTTTCGGAGAGAGAGAGGAAAAGCGAAATGTTCTCGATGGGGTTTCTATTGAAATAAACGAAGGCGAATTCGTTGCGATAATGGGTCCATCAGGGTCAGGAAAATCGACGCTGATGTTTGCACTAAGCGGAATGGATGATGTTAATAGCGGAAAGGTCGTATTTGAAGACGGGGATTTATCGGTCATGAGTGAAAATGAGCTTTCAGACATACGCAGAACAAAAATGGGGTTTGTTTTTCAGCAACCTACTATGCTGAAAAATTTAAATATTATTGACAATATCATTCTTCCTGTGATGCGTGACAACAGAAAAAACGTCGCAAGTATTTTGGATAAGGCAAGAACGCTTATGAAAAGAGTCGGCATTGAAGAGCTGGAAAAACACGATATTACACAGGTATCAGGAGGTCAACTTCAGCGGGCGGGGATATGCAGAGCACTTATGAATAATCCGAAAATAATTTTTGGAGATGAGCCTACCGGAGCTCTCAATTCGAAATCCGCGCAGGAGATTATGAATATATTTTCTGAAATCAACGAGGAAGGCACAACAGTTCTGCTTGTAACTCACGACGCAAAAGTTGCTGCACGGACTGAACGTATTCTGTTTATGCGTGATGGAAAAATCGTAAGCGAGCTGAAACTCTCCAAGTATGACGGGACTAATATGGATACCAGGATCGAAAAAGTTACAATGAAAATGATAGAATTAGGCATATAA
- a CDS encoding ABC transporter permease, whose translation MYFRIIGNDFSKNKVITLVTMIFVAAAAMLVSLAAILSINLSGALDTLMTKAKTPHFVQMHSGEIDHARLTSFAEQNDNVDEFQVMEFLNIDGSQIILGENSLADNVQDNGFSTQSENFDYLLDLDGNIINVAEGELYVPISYMRENITKVGDKAVISGQEFVVAGFLRDSQMNSTLSASKRFLVSEKDYAKIRNSGSLEYLIEFRLKDLSALGEFETAYAAAKLEANGPTVTYTLFKMMNALSDGMMIAIILFVSALVVAIAFICIRFTLLSKMEDDYHEIGVMKAIGLRISDIKRIYFVKYVAMAAVGSILGFGLSVLFKGILLENIRLSMGEAENASFALLFGIIGILVVLLSILLYVNGVLKHFQKISVVEAIRFGASQEKSSGAKRFCLNRNWLFNTNIFLGIKDVLTRKRLYATMLAVLVVSSFIIIVPQNLYNTISSKSFTQYMGIGDYDMRIDIQQTQNISEKTDEIVNEISNDRTISNYATLTTKIFKVKMEDGREENLKIELGDHSAFPIAYSQGTAPVKENEIALSSINADELNKKIGDVMTLVIAGEERDFSVSGIYSDITNGGKTAKAVFTDNSADIMWSIIIAELSDTSMVDNKVFEYSSKFSYAKISDVNEFITQTFGSTIHSVETASYTAVVVSLIITVLITLLFMKMLIAKDRTSIAAMKALGFTKSDIKIQYISRSIFVLIIGIALGTLLANTLGEILAGAIISSFGADSFKFTVNPLLAYLLYPLMMICAVLIATISGTSGAGQIKISENIKG comes from the coding sequence ATGTATTTTAGAATAATAGGAAATGATTTTTCAAAGAATAAAGTGATTACGCTGGTAACTATGATATTTGTCGCTGCTGCAGCTATGCTGGTCTCATTGGCGGCGATACTATCCATTAATCTTTCGGGCGCACTAGATACTCTTATGACAAAAGCTAAAACTCCACATTTTGTACAGATGCATTCGGGCGAAATTGATCATGCCCGGCTTACATCTTTTGCAGAACAGAATGACAATGTCGATGAATTTCAGGTAATGGAATTTCTCAACATAGACGGCTCACAAATTATACTTGGCGAAAATTCATTAGCGGATAATGTTCAGGATAACGGTTTTAGCACACAGAGCGAAAATTTCGATTACCTTCTGGATCTTGATGGAAACATCATAAATGTAGCCGAAGGTGAGCTTTATGTTCCCATAAGCTATATGAGGGAAAACATCACAAAGGTCGGTGACAAGGCTGTAATAAGCGGTCAGGAATTCGTCGTTGCAGGATTTCTTCGCGATTCGCAGATGAATTCTACACTCTCTGCTTCAAAGAGATTTCTTGTCAGTGAAAAAGATTACGCCAAAATAAGAAATTCTGGAAGTTTGGAATATTTGATTGAGTTCAGGCTAAAAGACTTGTCTGCGCTTGGCGAATTTGAAACTGCCTATGCTGCCGCAAAGCTAGAAGCGAACGGTCCAACTGTTACATATACGCTTTTCAAAATGATGAATGCACTTTCAGATGGAATGATGATTGCCATTATACTTTTTGTAAGCGCACTTGTCGTGGCAATCGCATTTATCTGCATTCGCTTTACGCTCCTTTCGAAAATGGAAGATGACTACCACGAAATTGGTGTCATGAAAGCAATAGGACTACGTATTTCCGATATTAAAAGGATTTACTTCGTAAAATATGTAGCGATGGCCGCGGTGGGGAGTATACTTGGTTTTGGACTTTCGGTTCTGTTCAAAGGCATCCTACTTGAAAATATACGCCTTTCCATGGGGGAAGCCGAAAATGCTTCTTTTGCACTTCTTTTCGGAATTATAGGCATACTAGTGGTATTATTATCCATTCTTCTCTATGTAAATGGCGTGTTAAAGCATTTTCAAAAAATATCCGTTGTGGAAGCAATTCGCTTTGGTGCTTCACAGGAAAAGAGTTCAGGCGCAAAGCGTTTTTGCTTGAATAGGAATTGGTTATTTAACACGAACATTTTTCTTGGTATCAAAGACGTTCTCACAAGGAAGAGGCTTTACGCCACCATGCTTGCGGTATTGGTCGTTTCATCATTTATCATTATTGTTCCACAGAATTTGTATAACACAATATCCTCAAAAAGCTTCACACAATATATGGGTATCGGTGATTACGATATGCGTATTGACATACAGCAGACTCAAAATATCTCTGAAAAAACGGACGAGATTGTAAATGAGATAAGTAATGACCGTACCATTTCCAATTATGCAACTCTTACAACCAAAATATTCAAGGTAAAAATGGAAGACGGAAGGGAGGAAAATCTAAAAATCGAACTAGGCGACCATTCTGCGTTTCCTATTGCATATTCTCAGGGAACAGCTCCCGTTAAAGAAAACGAAATTGCCCTCTCATCTATAAACGCCGATGAATTGAATAAAAAGATAGGCGATGTCATGACATTAGTGATTGCAGGAGAGGAGAGAGACTTTTCGGTAAGTGGGATCTATTCTGATATTACCAATGGCGGGAAAACTGCAAAGGCTGTATTCACCGATAATTCGGCAGATATTATGTGGAGTATTATCATTGCTGAACTCTCGGATACATCTATGGTCGATAATAAAGTTTTTGAATACTCAAGTAAATTTAGTTATGCAAAAATTTCAGACGTTAATGAATTTATTACACAGACATTTGGCTCAACCATACATTCTGTCGAAACAGCGTCCTATACAGCAGTTGTCGTTTCGCTCATTATAACGGTATTAATTACACTGTTATTTATGAAAATGCTTATTGCAAAAGACAGAACCTCCATTGCAGCCATGAAAGCACTAGGTTTTACAAAATCAGATATCAAGATACAGTATATTTCACGATCAATATTCGTTCTAATTATCGGAATTGCATTAGGCACGCTTTTGGCAAATACTCTTGGAGAAATACTTGCGGGGGCAATCATCTCCTCGTTTGGAGCGGATTCGTTTAAGTTTACGGTTAATCCACTTTTGGCCTATTTACTTTATCCGTTGATGATGATATGTGCGGTACTAATCGCAACAATAAGTGGTACATCGGGAGCAGGACAAATCAAAATTTCAGAAAATATAAAGGGGTAA
- a CDS encoding TetR/AcrR family transcriptional regulator → MRKEAEVRKNEILDAADELFGKKGFDGTSTNDILKKVGIARGTLYHHFKSKEDIMDALIERYSDRLLGAAREVAADKTIPLVDRIIRVVMSMNLNSGSSEEIMEHLHRPQNALMHQKIQKIIINGLTPILAEIICEGIEQGVFSTPYPYECMEMVVTYANTIFDDDMVQMTNEDRATRIQAFIFNVERLLGVEKGSLMSVIQMFSSNE, encoded by the coding sequence ATGAGAAAAGAAGCGGAAGTACGAAAAAATGAAATTCTTGACGCGGCAGATGAGCTTTTCGGTAAGAAGGGCTTTGACGGTACGAGTACAAACGATATTCTCAAAAAGGTAGGAATTGCGAGGGGCACATTGTATCATCATTTCAAATCAAAGGAAGATATTATGGATGCGCTGATTGAGCGTTATAGTGACCGACTTTTAGGTGCAGCGCGAGAAGTTGCTGCAGACAAAACGATCCCCTTAGTCGATCGTATTATCCGTGTGGTCATGTCAATGAATTTAAACAGCGGAAGCAGCGAGGAAATTATGGAACATCTTCATAGACCTCAAAATGCGCTTATGCATCAGAAAATACAGAAAATCATCATCAACGGCCTTACCCCGATATTGGCGGAAATCATTTGTGAGGGCATTGAACAAGGCGTATTCAGCACACCATACCCGTATGAATGTATGGAAATGGTTGTGACCTATGCAAATACTATTTTTGATGATGATATGGTTCAAATGACAAATGAGGATCGTGCGACCCGCATACAGGCATTTATTTTCAACGTAGAAAGACTGCTGGGTGTTGAAAAAGGGAGTCTTATGTCCGTTATACAAATGTTTAGTAGCAATGAATAG
- a CDS encoding RidA family protein: MENEKITRKNPSSTPAPVGNYTHITKIPRNAELYVTSGQIGVDRNGQFPQTMNEQVSNTFINIKTVIDSEDLSAENIIKVNIWATEKIDWDFFDSEWEQLFGNDYPAMTIGYIAELGLPEIKIEIEIWAAKV, encoded by the coding sequence ATGGAAAACGAAAAAATCACAAGAAAAAACCCATCAAGTACGCCTGCACCAGTAGGCAATTACACACATATTACCAAAATTCCAAGGAATGCAGAGTTATATGTTACATCAGGTCAAATCGGCGTAGATCGGAATGGACAATTTCCACAAACGATGAATGAACAAGTAAGTAATACGTTTATCAATATAAAAACAGTGATAGATTCTGAGGATTTAAGCGCTGAAAATATTATAAAAGTGAACATATGGGCTACTGAGAAAATCGATTGGGACTTTTTTGATTCTGAGTGGGAACAATTATTTGGAAATGATTATCCAGCAATGACGATTGGATATATTGCTGAATTAGGTTTACCTGAGATAAAAATTGAAATAGAAATTTGGGCAGCTAAAGTATAA
- a CDS encoding transposase, translating to MHAADFHRKKIWIEKKELFEQHSLLKSLKELIQSFQYLKSTKRTAAALIDWVAEADKSNIEEIKAFVHYLRTDWEPVKNAFTYPWSNGHVEVQVLRLKVIKRQMYGWASFDLLCRKVLY from the coding sequence ATGCACGCAGCGGATTTTCACAGAAAGAAAATATGGATAGAGAAGAAGGAGCTTTTTGAACAGCACAGCCTATTAAAATCATTGAAAGAACTCATTCAGTCCTTTCAATATCTGAAGAGTACAAAGAGAACGGCAGCTGCCCTAATAGATTGGGTGGCCGAAGCCGACAAAAGCAATATTGAAGAGATCAAGGCGTTTGTTCATTATCTCCGAACTGATTGGGAACCTGTCAAAAATGCGTTTACCTATCCTTGGAGCAATGGCCACGTAGAAGTACAAGTGCTGCGGCTAAAAGTGATTAAGAGACAGATGTATGGTTGGGCAAGCTTTGATTTGCTTTGCAGAAAGGTTCTGTATTAG
- a CDS encoding bile acid:sodium symporter family protein, with amino-acid sequence MNQLVKASTFAGNTFAVWVLLFAVLALFFPVQFVWIGPYISLLLGIVMFGMGMTLSLDDFKLILKQPKGVVIGVLAQFIIMPLLAYGLAKGLSLPPEIAVGVILVGACPGGTASNVMTYLAKGNTALSVTITSVSTLLAPVLTPAIIYLLASEWLPVSASDMFVSVVKMVVVPIVLGLLVKVLFKKQAERSLGAMPLVSVIAIVMIVAAVVSGSRDKILETGLLIFAVVILHNALGLLAGFIIAKLLKLEYPDQKAISIEVGMQNSGLGAALAVAHFNPVAAVPSAIFSFWHNISGPLLATYWGWKANKNTDKTSSISG; translated from the coding sequence ATGAATCAATTAGTTAAAGCCAGCACCTTCGCTGGAAATACATTTGCGGTTTGGGTGCTGTTATTCGCGGTTTTGGCTCTGTTTTTTCCTGTTCAATTTGTATGGATTGGACCTTATATTTCTTTATTATTGGGAATTGTTATGTTCGGAATGGGAATGACGTTATCATTAGACGATTTCAAATTAATTCTTAAACAGCCGAAAGGGGTAGTCATCGGGGTATTGGCGCAATTCATTATCATGCCGCTCCTTGCTTACGGATTGGCAAAAGGTTTGAGCTTGCCTCCTGAAATTGCGGTGGGAGTGATTTTAGTTGGCGCATGCCCTGGCGGAACAGCGTCAAACGTAATGACGTATTTAGCAAAAGGAAATACGGCATTATCAGTGACGATTACTTCTGTCTCTACATTGCTGGCTCCTGTGTTGACTCCAGCAATCATTTACTTGCTTGCCAGCGAATGGCTCCCGGTCTCCGCAAGCGATATGTTCGTATCTGTTGTCAAAATGGTTGTTGTTCCAATTGTGCTCGGGCTATTGGTGAAAGTTTTATTTAAAAAGCAAGCAGAAAGAAGTCTGGGAGCTATGCCGCTCGTGTCCGTTATCGCCATCGTTATGATTGTTGCGGCTGTGGTTAGCGGAAGCAGGGATAAAATCCTTGAAACAGGATTATTAATCTTCGCAGTGGTCATCCTGCATAACGCCTTAGGTCTATTAGCTGGATTTATTATCGCCAAACTCTTAAAGCTAGAATACCCGGATCAAAAGGCCATTTCTATCGAAGTGGGGATGCAAAATTCTGGTTTGGGGGCGGCATTGGCCGTAGCCCATTTTAATCCGGTCGCTGCCGTTCCAAGCGCGATCTTCAGCTTTTGGCACAATATTTCCGGACCGTTGTTAGCAACTTATTGGGGCTGGAAAGCGAATAAAAATACTGATAAAACGAGCAGCATTTCAGGATAA
- the lepB gene encoding signal peptidase I, with the protein MQESTKKEAYSWIKSIAFALVIVFICREFIFTPVVVKGESMEPTFGNNHRVVVSKTSKIERFDMIVFKATDKNEQYIKRVIGLPGDRVEMKDDVLYVNGKPYEEPYVKRNNNMELSRVTGDFTLKELTGNEKVPNGYFFVLGDNRLKSRDSRDFGFIAADSVIGEVKFQFYPLQELGMPK; encoded by the coding sequence TTGCAAGAAAGTACTAAAAAGGAAGCTTATTCTTGGATTAAATCAATTGCATTCGCTCTAGTTATTGTGTTTATATGCCGTGAATTTATCTTTACACCAGTGGTCGTTAAGGGTGAATCTATGGAACCTACATTTGGAAATAATCATAGGGTTGTAGTAAGTAAAACGAGCAAAATAGAAAGATTTGATATGATTGTTTTCAAAGCAACAGACAAAAATGAACAATATATTAAAAGAGTAATCGGTCTACCCGGGGATCGTGTGGAAATGAAAGATGATGTGCTATACGTTAACGGAAAGCCGTATGAGGAACCTTATGTGAAAAGAAATAATAATATGGAATTAAGCAGGGTTACTGGTGACTTTACATTAAAAGAACTTACTGGAAATGAGAAGGTGCCAAATGGTTATTTCTTTGTTTTGGGAGATAATCGATTGAAAAGTAGAGATAGTAGAGATTTTGGTTTTATTGCAGCTGACTCGGTTATTGGAGAAGTGAAATTTCAATTTTATCCGCTGCAAGAACTCGGTATGCCCAAATAA
- a CDS encoding LysR family transcriptional regulator yields the protein MNIEWIQSFSEAAKQKSFSKAAKQNNLSQPALSKHIQNLENNLDVVLFHRTSTGIELTEAGEHFYNRIKPVLAEFTAIRQELQRFSQNKPIAIGSLPSIATYYLPSRLKGLRLMDRTITLRIENTSGELLQALQEGRLDAVLVDTLYTGEALWSCELFTEHYYAVCPLGHRFQSKKSVELAELCDEPFIVHQAPCDTRKHIVEQIELLGRKPTIISEVAFGDFILGAVTAGMGITIIPELTAKNIGHLDLFALPIVNFGRKRTVSLVTQNHKLGLKLKEFLLAGEEEKRD from the coding sequence ATGAATATAGAGTGGATACAAAGCTTTTCTGAAGCTGCTAAGCAAAAAAGCTTCTCTAAAGCGGCTAAACAAAATAATCTTTCTCAACCTGCCTTAAGCAAGCATATTCAAAACTTAGAGAATAACCTCGATGTTGTCTTATTTCATAGAACATCAACTGGTATTGAGCTGACGGAAGCTGGTGAGCATTTCTATAATCGAATTAAGCCTGTTCTTGCCGAGTTCACTGCCATTCGGCAAGAACTGCAGCGGTTTTCTCAGAATAAACCGATAGCAATAGGCAGCCTGCCTAGTATAGCCACATACTATCTGCCTTCAAGGTTAAAGGGTTTGCGATTAATGGATAGAACTATAACCTTAAGGATTGAAAATACTTCCGGCGAATTGTTACAAGCATTACAGGAAGGAAGACTTGATGCCGTTTTAGTTGACACTTTATATACTGGCGAAGCGCTATGGAGTTGTGAATTGTTTACTGAGCATTATTATGCTGTATGTCCTTTAGGGCATCGATTTCAGTCAAAAAAATCGGTTGAGCTTGCTGAACTGTGTGATGAACCATTCATTGTCCACCAAGCTCCTTGCGATACAAGAAAGCATATTGTCGAACAAATAGAATTGCTTGGCCGTAAGCCTACTATAATAAGCGAGGTAGCTTTTGGGGATTTTATTCTGGGAGCAGTAACCGCTGGAATGGGGATCACGATTATTCCTGAATTAACAGCCAAAAACATCGGTCACCTTGATTTATTTGCTTTACCCATTGTTAATTTCGGAAGGAAAAGAACGGTTTCATTAGTGACACAAAATCATAAACTGGGATTAAAATTAAAAGAGTTTTTATTGGCGGGAGAAGAGGAAAAGAGGGACTAA
- a CDS encoding MFS transporter: MKNVLILAIGMFALGFDAYIIAGLLPGISDTYDKNASQVGQAVSIFTLFYAISAPLFSSLLAGKPIKKVLLCSMLIFTVANAITALAPTFSILLLSRAMAGVGAGLFSPLAVAASAQLVSSEKKGRAIGLTIGGMSIGTVIGVPLGLYVSNLFNWKIAMWLLVIIGVIAALGMLKFLPYFPAAAPPALKERLKMFLDKRVAITVLITFFASVASLGLYTYLSPLINEISVYNNLAVYLWAWGFGGLFGSIIIGYLIDHFKKPKTLVTIILITLTLSIICIPITINVPLLQYFPFFIWGAMGWACQAPQQHILLSYQPQNGSSAVALNSSVNYLGSAVGATLGGMVLSLETGSTALIYFAVLSMIFSLCLQFYSTKSKGRITERSK; the protein is encoded by the coding sequence ATGAAAAACGTTTTAATATTAGCCATAGGCATGTTTGCCTTAGGTTTTGATGCTTATATTATTGCTGGTCTTCTTCCTGGAATTAGCGACACATATGATAAAAATGCATCACAAGTAGGGCAAGCGGTTAGTATATTTACTTTATTTTACGCCATATCAGCACCTTTGTTCTCTTCTCTGCTTGCTGGCAAACCGATAAAAAAAGTACTGTTATGTTCAATGCTCATTTTTACTGTCGCTAATGCTATTACAGCTTTAGCCCCAACCTTTTCTATCCTATTACTATCTAGAGCAATGGCTGGGGTAGGAGCTGGGTTGTTTTCTCCGTTAGCTGTAGCAGCCTCTGCACAGCTTGTTTCTAGCGAAAAAAAGGGGAGAGCTATCGGACTGACTATAGGAGGAATGAGTATAGGGACAGTGATAGGTGTGCCTTTAGGTCTCTATGTCTCTAATTTATTTAACTGGAAAATAGCCATGTGGCTTTTGGTTATTATTGGTGTCATAGCGGCTTTAGGCATGCTTAAATTCCTGCCTTATTTCCCTGCTGCAGCGCCGCCTGCGCTGAAGGAACGGTTAAAAATGTTTTTAGATAAAAGGGTTGCTATAACCGTGCTCATCACGTTTTTTGCCAGCGTAGCAAGTCTAGGCTTGTACACGTACTTATCTCCCTTAATCAACGAGATTTCAGTCTATAACAATCTGGCAGTATACCTTTGGGCTTGGGGATTCGGAGGCCTATTTGGAAGTATAATAATTGGTTATTTGATCGATCACTTTAAGAAACCAAAAACTTTAGTTACCATCATTCTAATTACATTAACATTATCAATTATTTGCATCCCAATAACGATTAATGTTCCTTTATTACAATACTTTCCTTTCTTTATCTGGGGAGCAATGGGGTGGGCTTGCCAAGCGCCTCAACAACATATATTGCTGTCATACCAACCTCAGAATGGAAGTTCAGCAGTAGCATTAAACAGTTCTGTTAACTATTTGGGAAGTGCAGTCGGTGCTACTCTAGGAGGGATGGTTCTGTCACTGGAAACGGGAAGTACTGCGCTAATTTATTTTGCTGTTTTATCTATGATATTCTCCCTATGCTTACAGTTTTATAGCACAAAAAGTAAAGGTAGAATAACAGAGCGCAGTAAGTGA